In Pectinophora gossypiella unplaced genomic scaffold, ilPecGoss1.1 Pgos_59, whole genome shotgun sequence, the genomic stretch CAGACAGGTAACAGGTGCCACTCTGGGGGCCGACAATGGCGTGACAAGTGGTCGGCTTGGTTGTTGTATTTGCCGGGGAGGTGATGTATGCTGAAGTGGATTTGATATTGGTCTAACAAGTTCAAGATTTGGTAAGTTATTTCCATTAGAGCTAATGACTTCGTACCTCCTTCTTTTCGTAGGTGAGCGACCGCTGTCCTGTTGTCGCACTGTATTAGTAGCGAACTGCGTCTCATGCGATGAGCGTGATTCTGAAGAGCGTGCAATATAGCCAGCATCTCTTTTTGGTTGCTGTGTAACCCTTGTTCGTCTATTTTCCAGGCTCCGGAAAGGGCTATGCTGTTCAGTTGTGCTCCCCAGGCCTGGTCTGAGGCATCTGTTGCGAGGAAGTACTTTGGTGGGGGATAATGCAGCGGTGTTGACAGATGGCAATTTTGAGCCCACCATTTGAGCTCGTTGTAAACCTCTGGAGGTAATGGATAAGCTTTTATTGACGGATCTGGCAGCGAGTTTAGAAACATCAGTAGCTGACGATGGTTGAGACGCCCTCGTGGAACAACAAAACTCGCAAAATTCAGAAGTCCTACTAGCCTCTGTGTATCCTTTAAGGTTGCCCTCCCTTCCACAATAAACTTCTTTACCTTTTCTATGATCGAATTGGACTTTTCTTCTGGTAGAGACTTCTGACTGCTCCAGGTTTTCCACAGTATTCCCAGGTAAGTAATGCTTTTCTGTGGCACAAGCACAGATTTTCCTAGATTGACTGTCCAGCCTAGATATTGTAGGGTTTGAATTGTCTTTTGAACATGTTCGTGTAACGTGTCCGCATTTTGATGGACAATTAAATAGTCGTCCAAGTAAACGACAATTCTTATGTTCCATTTCTCGCGAAGGTATTGAGCTATCCAGTTTGTAAGGATCGAGAAGGTTTTGGGAGCTGTGCTCAGACCAAATGGGAGGCAGGTAATTTCTAATAGCTGTTGATCGTAAATGAGGCGAAGGAACCGCCTTTGGGACTCCACTATCTTCAGGTGGAAATAAGCCTGAGTTAAATCGACCGTGCACAtccagtccagtggttgaaggAAATCGGGGGTGCGATGCATGTTTATTAAATGGAATGGTTCGGCTACAATATAGGCATTTAATGCCTTTAAATTGAAGATCGGACGAGGTGACCCGTCTGATTTCGGTACCAGAAATAATGGGGAGATAAAACTTGGAGACTGCTGGGCAATTGTTAATACTCCCTGTTTTTTCATTTTGCCTATTACGACTGACATCTCCTCCGAAACGGGTGTTTGAAGCTGACCTTTCTTTA encodes the following:
- the LOC126381526 gene encoding uncharacterized protein LOC126381526, with the protein product MEHKNCRLLGRLFNCPSKCGHVTRTCSKDNSNPTISRLDSQSRKICACATEKHYLPGNTVENLEQSEVSTRRKVQFDHRKGKEVYCGREGNLKGYTEASRTSEFCEFCCSTRASQPSSATDVSKLAARSVNKSLSITSRGLQRAQMVGSKLPSVNTAALSPTKVLPRNRCLRPGLGSTTEQHSPFRSLENRRTRVTQQPKRDAGYIARSSESRSSHETQFATNTVRQQDSGRSPTKRRSQRSCQTCFTYGDSWLDKNPIQ